The proteins below come from a single Papaver somniferum cultivar HN1 chromosome 11, ASM357369v1, whole genome shotgun sequence genomic window:
- the LOC113322392 gene encoding uncharacterized protein LOC113322392 isoform X1, giving the protein MRNMSLKRKDCGGDTSTAMETCRRKDCGGDPTTDTKTSKVMEMKKKRAYRRKKYLPHDLIMQQILTKLPVPALLKSVLVSKLWYNSIHIDRKRFTHSHFLQSKKHPRVIFSLLDVRDGDTENTGEAVYGCHFFKFTNGLYGTENPLKFDMFRVYHTHSGISELVGYCNGLPCMAIVGDYSTGYLVSDPNRKDYLYIFYPAGVGKHISESRIICHGFGFDPSANEYKVVSVFCTPQKELNFVVFTLGTKSWRDVTATTMPISGDGGRSITKIRAPTGSDKSAIFCTSSSSNSGCLVWKVIVTLEGSDDSYAPNSNEKEMLMSFNLHDEKFQFIQLPAKSTTDEHQKHLLVDYPHLVEFKGFPCIARIEKLSGNGNDYPHRCRDDHKDSSSCCCCCKVHLYMLKDKVEQAWVKEESFDVRVNSSSKLAPDPCCFCLGSTTTPPTRIFGFSDQILLYWFNGKYLQVYNLCSEKFQLVLTTDREERDIFRAKMKEPRSDGDDDIYCSNMDYQLHCHEENFLSLETFIPDGVTGIDASEFFKLDLEKFDSPCSAYAVIYRGSAVFYPF; this is encoded by the coding sequence ATGAGGAATATGTCACTGAAAAGAAAAGATTGTGGAGGTGATACGTCGACAGCAATGGAGACGTGTAGAAGAAAAGATTGTGGAGGTGATCCTACAACAGATACGAAGACGTCGAAagtgatggagatgaagaagaaaagagcatATAGAAGAAAGAAGTACCTTCCTCATGATTTAATTATGCAACAAATATTAACCAAGCTTCCAGTCCCGGCGCTGCTAAAGTCTGTTCTGGTATCCAAACTCTGGTATAACTCAATTCATATTGATCGTAAACGCTTTACTCATTCTCACTTCCTTCAGTCAAAGAAGCATCCTCGTGTTATCTTTAGTCTTTTAGATGTCAGGGATGGGGATACTGAAAACACGGGCGAGGCTGTTTATGGGTGTCACTTTTTCAAATTTACTAATGGATTATACGGTACGGAAAATCCTCTTAAATTTGACATGTTTCGAGTTTATCACACTCATAGCGGTATATCAGAGCTGGTTGGTTACTGTAATGGTCTACCTTGTATGGCGATTGTGGGTGACTACTCAACTGGTTACCTAGTTTCTGACCCAAACAGAAAAGACTATCTCTATATCTTTTATCCAGCCGGCGTCGGGAAACACATCTCCGAGTCCCGCATCATCTGTCACGGATTCGGGTTCGATCCCTCAGCAAACGAGTACAAGGTTGTAAGTGTCTTTTGTACTCCTCAAAAGGAGCTTAACTTCGTGGTGTTTACATTGGGAACTAAATCATGGAGAGATGTCACTGCAACAACCATGCCTATATCAGGGGATGGCGGTCGTTCTATTACAAAGATAAGAGCTCCCACTGGTAGTGACAAATCAGCCATCTTCTGCACTAGTAGTAGCAGCAACAGTGGATGTTTGGTCTGGAAGGTAATAGTAACTTTGGAAGGATCAGATGATAGTTATGCTCCTAATAGTAATGAGAAGGAGATGTTAATGTCGTTCAATCTCCATGATGAGAAATTTCAGTTCATTCAACTACCAGCTAAAAGTACAACAGACGAGCATCAGAAGCACTTGCTTGTTGATTATCCTCATCTTGTTGAGTTCAAGGGATTTCCCTGTATTGCACGGATCGAAAAACTATCAGGAAATGGTAATGATTATCCTCATCGTTGCCGTGATGATCATAAAGACAGTAgtagttgctgctgttgttgtaaaGTTCATTTGTACATGTTGAAGGATAAAGTCGAGCAAGCCTGGGTTAAGGAGGAGAGTTTTGATGTTCGCGTAAATTCGTCAAGTAAGCTGGCACCAGATCCATGCTGTTTTTGCTTAGGTAGTACCACTACACCTCCTACTCGCATCTTCGGTTTCTCAGATCAGATTTTACTTTACTGGTTCAACGGGAAATATCTTCAAGTTTACAACTTGTGTTCTGAAAAATTTCAGCTGGTACTGACTACTGATCGTGAAGAGCGTGATATTTTTCGAGCTAAGATGAAAGAACCGCGGTCCGATGGTGATGATgatatttattgctcaaatatgGATTATCAGCTGCACTGTCATGAGGAGAATTTCCTTTCCCTGGAAACTTTCATACCAGATGGAGTGACAGGAATTGATGCTTCTGAGTTCTTCAAGTTAGATTTGGAGAAATTTGACAGTCCATGTTCGGCATATGCGGTTATCTACAGAGGTTCAGCGGTGTTTTATCCTTTTTAG
- the LOC113322392 gene encoding amino acid permease 4-like isoform X2, whose amino-acid sequence MAVYSSLEIANKDDSCEEDDGRPKRTGTIWTCNAHIITGVIGSGILSLAWSTAQLGWVAGPISMVSFAIVTYVSASLLSDCYRSPDPVTGIRNYTYVDAVNAILGQKRSWLCGYLQYLSMFGGCVAYVITASISIGAIHRSNCYHKQGHEAPCVFGDTFYMLLFGAIQVVFSQIPNFHHMEWLSIVAAIMSFTYATIGFSLGFFRVIENGSIMGSLGGGPQATTAQKFWKICQAVGDIAFAYPYTGILLEIQDTLPSPPAENKTMKEASKMAISITTFFYLFCGCFGYAAFGNQTPGNLLTGFGFYEPYWLIDLANVCIIVHLVGGYQVFSQPVFAFIEGWLEEKFPDSEFINKSYNVRVPFFSTPLHLNLLRLRSRTLYVVSTTVIAMTFPYFNQVLGVLGTISFWPLTIYFPVQMYFVQLKVEAWTRKWIILQIFSIVCFFISTIALIGCFQGIISAKLE is encoded by the exons ATGGCAGTCTATAGCTCTCTTGAAATAGCTAATAAGGACGATTCCTGCGAGGAGGACGACGGGCGTCCCAAACGAACTG GAACCATATGGACATGTAACGCTCATATAATAACCGGTGTTATTGGATCTGGTATACTTTCACTAGCATGGAGCACTGCACAGCTAGGATGGGTTGCAGGGCCAATTTCTATGGTTTCTTTTGCAATTGTCACTTATGTTTCTGCTTCCCTTCTCTCGGACTGTTACAGGTCCCCTGATCCTGTAACTGGAATTCGAAACTACACTTACGTGGATGCCGTTAACGCCATTCTAG GTCAAAAGCGTAGCTGGTTGTGTGGTTACCTTCAATATCTGAGCATGTTTGGTGGGTGTGTTGCATACGTGATCACTGCCTCTATCAGTATTGG AGCAATTCATAGATCGAATTGCTATCACAAACAAGGACATGAGGCTCCATGTGTATTTGGAGATACATTTTATATGCTTCTTTTTGGAGCAATTCAAGTTGTGTTTTCCCAGATACCCAATTTCCATCACATGGAATGGCTCTCCATAGTGGCCGCTATCATGTCGTTCACCTACGCCACAATTGGATTTTCTCTCGGCTTTTTCAGAGTAATCG AGAATGGAAGTATTATGGGGAGCTTAGGAGGAGGGCCCCAAGCCACTACAGCTCAGAAATTTTGGAAGATCTGCCAAGCAGTCGGGGACATTGCTTTTGCTTACCCATACACGGGAATCCTTCTTGAGATACAG GATACACTGCCATCACCGCCTGCGGAAAATAAAACGATGAAGGAGGCATCTAAGATGGCAATCTCTATCACCACTTTCTTTTATCTCTTCTGTGGATGCTTTGGGTACGCAGCTTTTGGGAACCAAACTCCAGGAAACCTTTTGACAGGGTTTGGGTTCTATGAGCCTTACTGGCTTATTGACTTGGCTAATGTTTGCATAATTGTTCATCTTGTTGGCGGATACCAG GTGTTCAGTCAGCCCGTCTTTGCATTTATAGAAGGATGGCTAGAAGAGAAGTTTCCTGACAGTGAATTCATCAACAAATCCTACAATGTCAGGGTCCCTTTCTTCTCAACTCCTCTCCACCTGAACCTTCTCAGGCTGCGCTCTCGAACTCTATATGTAGTTTCAACAACAGTAATTGCAATGACTTTTCCATACTTCAACCAAGTTCTGGGAGTATTAGGTACCATTTCCTTTTGGCCCTTGACTATATATTTCCCAGTTCAGATGTACTTTGTGCAGCTCAAGGTCGAGGCGTGGACACGAAAATGGATCATTCTTCAAATTTTCAGCATTGTTTGTTTTTTCATTAGTACAATTGCCTTAATCGGTTGTTTTCAAGGTATTATAAGTGCAAAACTAGAGTAA
- the LOC113320818 gene encoding pentatricopeptide repeat-containing protein At3g49170, chloroplastic, with amino-acid sequence MISPCLCLPSKISPPPIKFSSSPSRRRTSPQPRPYTLKHPNFESLKHEIIRQLDVGHLNHAFSTLDLMTQQGIQPDLITYSVLLKSCIRSRDFNRGKKIHSLMVESEIDFDNVVLNSLISLYSKCGDIKTAKSLFEGMGRKRDLVSWSAMISCFAHNGFEYEAVDTFYEMLENGEYYPNEFCFSGVIRACSKPGFGWIGEVIHGFVLKTGYFDADLCVGCALIDMYVKSEADLVSARRVFDEMPLRNVVAWTQMITRYTQCGFGREAVGLFVDMISSEFDPDMFTLSNIISASAELGCVQLGQQLHSRAIRGGLVMDVCVGCSLVDMYAKCSKDGSMDDSRKVFDRMGYHNVMSWTAVITGYVLSGGNDFEALKLFCDMIQGQVKPNHFTFSSVLKACANLADLNTGKQVYSQVVKLGLASVNCVGNSVISMYSKSGSMEEARKAFDILFEKNLVSYNTLIDGYAKTFDADEAFRLVNQIEDTGIGLSSFTFASLLSGAASIGSIAKGEKIHGQLLKAGFSSEQCINNALISMYSRCGNIESASKVFSKMDDKNVISWTAMITGFAKHGFAKKALETFHDMILSGIRPNEVTYVAVLSACSHVGLVAEGWEHFKSMAREHGIVPRMEHYACMVDLLGRSGLLEEALDFIHKMPFQADSLVWRTLLGASRIRENMEIGKLAAMQILKLEPNDPAAYILLSNLYASTGKWDHVMEIRKNMKEKNLTKEAGCSWIETENNVHRFYVGDTSHPRAEEIYAELDALCCKIKKLGYVPNTDFVLHDVEEEQKEQYLFQHSEKIALAFGLISTSKSKPIRIFKNLRVCGDCHTAMKFASVASDREIVVRDSNRFHHIKDGKCSCNDYW; translated from the coding sequence ATGATAAGTCCATGTCTCTGCCTTCCCTCCAAAATTTCACCACCACCAATCAAATTCTCCTCCTCCCCTTCCCGCCGTAGAACCTCACCACAACCACGCCCTTACACTCTGAAACACCCAAACTTCGAATCCCTTAAACACGAAATAATTCGTCAATTAGATGTCGGGCATCTAAACCATGCATTTTCAACTCTCGATCTTATGACCCAACAGGGAATACAACCAGACTTAATCACATACTCTGTTTTACTCAAATCTTGTATTCGATCTCGCGATTTCAATCGCGGGAAGAAAATACATTCTTTAATGGTGGAATCAGAAATTGATTTCGACAATGTTGTTTTGAATTCACTCATCAGTTTATACTCAAAATGTGGTGATATCAAAACAGCGAAATCGTTGTTCGAAGGAATGGGGAGGAAGAGAGATTTAGTTTCATGGAGTGCTATgatttcttgttttgctcataatgGTTTTGAATATGAAGCTGTGGATACATTTTATGAAATGCTTGAAAATGGGGAGTATTATCCGAATGAGTTTTGCTTCTCCGGGGTGATTCGTGCGTGTTCGAAACCTGGGTTTGGTTGGATTGGGGAGGTGATTCATGGGTTTGTGTTGAAAACTGGATATTTTGATGCTGATTTATGTGTGGGGTGTGCTTTGATTGATATGTATGTGAAGAGCGAAGCGGATTTAGTTTCTGCGAGGAGAGTGTTTGATGAAATGCCTCTGAGAAATGTTGTTGCTTGGACTCAAATGATTACTAGATATACACAATGTGGGTTTGGTAGAGAAGCAGTTGGGTTGTTTGTTGATATGATATCGAGTGAATTTGATCCTGATATGTTTACGCTTAGTAATATTATTTCTGCTTCAGCTGAATTAGGGTGTGTTCAGTTGGGACAACAGTTGCATTCTAGAGCGATACGAGGTGGATTGGTGATGGATGTTTGTGTTGGATGTAGCCTTGTTGATATGTATGCGAAATGTTCAAAAGATGGTTCTATGGATGACTCGAGAAAGGTTTTTGATAGAATGGGGTACCATAATGTCATGTCCTGGACAGCGGTAATTACTGGATATGTGCTATCTGGTGGGAATGATTTTGAAGCGCTTAAGCTTTTTTGTGATATGATTCAAGGACAAGTTAAACCGAATCATTTTACGTTTTCTAGCGTTCTTAAAGCTTGTGCAAATCTCGCGGACTTGAATACGGGGAAACAGGTTTACTCTCAAGTAGTTAAATTAGGTCTTGCATCGGTTAATTGTGTGGGTAACTCAGTTATCAGTATGTATTCTAAATCCGGTTCCATGGAAGAAGCGCGAAAGGCTTTTGATATTCTGTTTGAGAAGAATCTTGTTTCTTATAACACACTCATTGATGGGTACGCAAAGACGTTTGATGCAGATGAAGCTTTCCGCCTTGTAAATCAAATTGAGGATACCGGGATTGGCCTCAGTTCTTTCACATTTGCAAGTTTGCTTAGTGGAGCTGCAAGTATTGGATCTATTGCCAAGGGTGAGAAAATCCATGGTCAATTGCTAAAAGCAGGATTTAGTTCAGAACAGTGCATTAATAACGCTTTGATCTCAATGTATTCTCGGTGTGGAAACATCGAATCTGCCTCCAAAGTTTTCAGCAAGATGGACGATAAAAATGTAATTTCCTGGACTGCAATGATCACAGGGTTTGCAAAACATGGATTTGCAAAGAAAGCTCTGGAAACATTTCATGATATGATTCTATCAGGTATAAGACCAAATGAAGTCACATATGTTGCAGTTTTGTCTGCTTGTAGTCATGTTGGTTTAGTTGCAGAAGGATGGGAACACTTCAAATCGATGGCAAGAGAACACGGAATTGTTCCAAGAATGGAGCATTATGCCTGCATGGTTGATCTTCTTGGCCGGTCAGGTCTTCTCGAAGAAGCTCTAGATTTCATCCACAAAATGCCATTTCAGGCAGATTCGCTGGTCTGGCGGACTTTGCTGGGGGCTTCAAGAattcgtgaaaatatggagattgGCAAGTTGGCGGCTATGCAAATTTTAAAGCTGGAGCCAAATGATCCAGCGGCATACATTTTGCTCTCTAACTTATATGCTTCAACAGGAAAATGGGATCATGTTATGGAAATCCGGAAGAACATGAAAGAAAAGAATCTGACTAAAGAAGCAGGTTGTAGTTGGATAGAGACTGAAAATAATGTACACAGATTCTATGTGGGAGACACTTCACACCCACGAGCCGAGGAGATTTATGCAGAGTTGGATGCTTTATgttgcaagataaagaagttagGGTATGTTCCAAACACAGATTTTGTTCTGCACGACGTAGAGGAGGAACAAAAAGAGCAGTACCTGTTTCAACACAGTGAGAAAATAGCCTTAGCTTTTGGTCTCATAAGCACTTCTAAATCAAAGCCTATTCGGATTTTTAAGAACCTAAGAGTCTGTGGGGATTGTCATACGGCCATGAAATTTGCATCGGTCGCTTCTGACAGAGAAATTGTAGTGAGGGACTCGAATAGGTTTCACCATATCAAGGATGGTAAATGTTCTTGCAATGACTACTGGTGA
- the LOC113325170 gene encoding uncharacterized protein LOC113325170 codes for MCFELVGYPDWWDQHLERKMEIKKNYGAPMASTKKGKDSMVISTSVARTGNNGKFLNVSSLVSNNSWIVDSGATYHMKCDYKQISSLKPSLQKTVSTANGSQAPITGEGSISLTETLNLDSVLVVHTLDCNLLSVTQITNTLHCIVIFWPDCCVFKDITMKQTIGCGVKHGRLYYLDLVSSSSDKLRQTLLADVCELSKNHRASFPLSFNKSPVPFMIIHSDVWEPSKTTTLGGSRWFVTFIDDCTRMTWNGVAERKNRHLLEVVSASLIKAHMPLMYWGEALTSAAYLINRVPSSTIVFQTPHQALAEAVVAPTVPNLPPHVFGCVAYVHLHKNQRDKLAPRALKCVFVGYATTKKEYYCYHPPTKRMFVTLDVVFHEDTIYFSCEFELQGEYQKEIQTLNYDEDISEIDVSVIVNSDDMVRESVDESSSREETESTVLDRDIEIQDEVMIEEIPESTLPQEDEAQNQSSATDVLEESRRQLPQRVNRGIPKPSYEPEISSKVKYPMSHYVSHHCLSKANKAFVNQLSTVFIPNNVQEALADPKWRETIEEEMRSLFQNDTWDYVDCPEGRKIVGVIGFSPLNTRKMVKLNVIKQD; via the exons GATATCCAGATTGGTGGGATCAACATTTGGAGAGGAAGATGGAGATAAAGAAAAATTATGGTGCTCCAATGgcttcaacaaagaaaggaaaggaTTCCATGGTAATATCTACATCAGTAGCAAGGACAGGTAACAATGGTAAGTTTTTAAATGTTTCTTCACTTGTTTCGAATAATTCATGGATAGTTGATTCCGGTGCCACATACCATATGAAATGTGATTATAAACAAATCTCTTCCCTTAAACCATCCTTACAAAAAACAGTCTCTACTGCAAATGGCTCACAAGCTCCAATTACTGGTGAagggtcaatatctctcactgaaACTTTAAACTTAGATTCTGTCTTAGTAGTTCATACATTAGACTGTAATCTCCTATCAGTTACCCAAATAACTAATACTTTACATTGTATAGTGATATTTTGGCCTGActgttgtgtttttaaggacatcACAATGAAGCAAACGATTGGTTGTGGTGTTAAGCATGGGAGGCTGTATTACCTGGATTTGGTGTCAAGTAGTTCGGATAAGCTGCGTCAAACTCTGCTTGCTGATG TATGTGAACTTTCAAAAAACCATCGTGCTTCTTTTCCATTATCATTCAATAAGAGTCCAGTTCCTTTTATGATCATACACTCTGATGTTTGGGAGCCATCTAAAACTACTACCCTGGGTGGTTCaagatggtttgttacttttattgatgattgcactAGAATGACGTGG aatggagtagcagagagAAAGAATCGTCACTTACTTGAAGTGGTCAGTGCTTCATTGATAAAAGCACATATGCCACTGATGTATTGGGGAGAAGCACTTACTTCTGCAGCATATCTTATCAATCGAGTGCCATCCAGTACCATTGTGTTTCAAACACCCCATCAAGCTCTTGCTGAAGCAGTTGTGGCTCCAACTGTTCCTAATCTGCCACCTCATGTGTTTGGTTGTGTAGCTTATGTTCATCTGCACAAGAACCAACGTGATAAGTTGGCTCCTAGAGCTCTGAAGTGTGTATTTGTGGGATATGCAACAACTAAAAAGGAATACTATTGCTATCATCCTCCAACCAAaagaatgtttgttactttggatgttgtatttcatgaagATACTATATATTTTTCATGTGAGTTTGAACTTCAGGGGGAGTACCAAAAGGAAATTCAGACTCTTAACTATGATGAAGATATATCGGAAATTGATGTATCTGTTATTGTCAACTCTGATGATATGGTAAGAGAATCTGTTGATGAAAGTTCTTCACGAGAAGAAACAGAAAGTACAGTATTAGATCGTGATATAGAGATTCAAGATGAGGTTATGATAGAAGAGATTCCAGAGTCTACGTTACCTCAAGAAGATGAAGCACAAAACCAATCGTCTGCTACCGATGTTCTTGAAGAATCTAGGAGACAACTTCCACAACGTGTAAACAGAGGTATTCCTAAACCCAGTTATGAACCTGAAATATCTAGTAAGGTTAAGTACCCTATGAGTCATTATGTCTCTCACCATTGTTTGTCTAAAGCTAATAAGGCATTCGTGAATCAACTATCTACTGTTTTTATTCCTAACAATGTGCAGGAAGCATTAGCTGATCCAAAATGGAGAGAAACTATAGAAGAAGAAATGAGGTCCCTTTTTCAGAATGATACTTGGGATTATGTTGATTGTCCAGAAGGAAGAAAGATTGTGGGTGTCATTGGATTTTCACCattaaatacaaggaaaatgGTGAAATTGAACGTTATAAAGCAAGATTAG